The following are encoded together in the Arcticibacterium luteifluviistationis genome:
- a CDS encoding PspC domain-containing protein, whose translation MEKIKYVVENRLFGVCSKIGQKLNFSASSIRLYFIYASFFTLGSPIIIYMVLAFWMEVRKHLRRHENPSVWEL comes from the coding sequence ATGGAAAAAATAAAATATGTTGTAGAAAACAGACTTTTTGGGGTCTGTTCAAAGATTGGGCAAAAATTGAATTTTTCGGCCAGTAGCATAAGACTGTATTTTATATACGCATCCTTTTTTACGCTAGGTTCTCCCATTATTATTTACATGGTCTTAGCTTTTTGGATGGAGGTTAGGAAGCATCTAAGAAGGCACGAAAATCCAAGTGTTTGGGAGCTATAG
- a CDS encoding Dabb family protein has translation MKSILSLLILSIAFSCTPIEEKAAEVTETITEAVTELENPFIHHVYFYLNNPDSAEDRAELVEGLNKLAKVETIQKHYIGFPAATDREVIVKDYSISWMCLFKNMEEEEMYQVDPIHLKFVEDYSHLWSTVKIYDSVQ, from the coding sequence ATGAAATCAATCTTATCTCTTTTAATTTTATCAATTGCCTTCTCTTGTACACCAATAGAAGAAAAAGCAGCAGAAGTAACAGAAACCATCACAGAGGCTGTCACTGAATTAGAAAACCCATTTATTCATCACGTATATTTCTACTTGAATAACCCTGACAGTGCTGAAGATAGAGCAGAATTAGTAGAAGGTTTAAACAAATTAGCTAAAGTAGAAACTATTCAGAAGCATTACATTGGTTTCCCGGCTGCTACAGACAGAGAAGTAATAGTGAAAGACTACTCAATAAGCTGGATGTGCCTATTCAAAAACATGGAAGAAGAAGAAATGTATCAAGTAGACCCTATTCACTTAAAGTTTGTAGAAGATTACAGTCACCTGTGGAGCACTGTTAAAATCTATGATTCGGTACAGTAA
- a CDS encoding acyl-CoA thioesterase translates to MINSEIEKAFFKTELPVKWGEMDAAQHVNNVNYLRWAESGRIGFYEKLGTIDLDFKAVGIILAWQDCKYIFPVTYPDTVTITFDVIELHKDRIIGECKIYSNHHNRIAAVSKSSVMAYDFKALKKAAIPESWKDSIVKIYGDSILK, encoded by the coding sequence ATGATAAACTCAGAAATAGAAAAGGCCTTCTTCAAAACCGAACTGCCTGTTAAATGGGGCGAAATGGATGCCGCCCAACATGTTAACAATGTTAATTATCTGCGATGGGCTGAGTCTGGCAGAATAGGCTTTTACGAAAAACTAGGAACCATAGACCTTGACTTTAAAGCGGTAGGCATCATACTGGCGTGGCAAGATTGCAAATACATTTTCCCAGTCACCTATCCAGATACCGTAACCATCACCTTTGATGTGATAGAACTTCATAAAGACCGTATCATAGGCGAGTGCAAAATCTACTCAAACCATCATAATAGAATAGCCGCTGTCTCCAAAAGCTCCGTCATGGCGTATGACTTTAAGGCTTTGAAAAAAGCGGCTATCCCTGAGTCTTGGAAAGACTCCATCGTAAAAATTTACGGCGATTCTATTTTGAAGTAA
- a CDS encoding enoyl-CoA hydratase/isomerase family protein, with product MKNFETIKVAIEEGIATLTLSRPKALNALNATLMGELYHFFTEELSSLKLKGIIITGDGEKSFVAGADISEFVEVKPGESFSPESGHKVFNAIESCPVPVIAAVNGFALGGGCELAMACHIRVASENALFGTPEVKLGIIPGYGGTQRLCQLVGRGRALELMMTADMIDGKEAYRIGLANHVVPAGQEIAKAQEILGKIGQKAPLAISKVIDSVGAYYAHDRDGFKSEIENFEYLTTTQDFREGAAAFLEKRKASFKGE from the coding sequence ATGAAGAATTTTGAAACTATAAAAGTGGCAATAGAAGAAGGAATAGCCACATTAACATTATCAAGACCAAAGGCATTAAATGCTCTTAATGCTACTTTAATGGGAGAGTTGTATCACTTTTTTACAGAAGAGTTGAGCAGCTTAAAGTTAAAGGGAATTATCATTACTGGGGATGGTGAAAAGTCTTTTGTTGCCGGTGCTGATATCTCAGAATTTGTGGAGGTAAAGCCAGGCGAGTCTTTTAGTCCAGAAAGTGGTCATAAGGTTTTTAATGCTATTGAAAGTTGTCCTGTTCCTGTGATAGCCGCTGTTAATGGTTTTGCTTTAGGTGGAGGTTGCGAGTTAGCCATGGCTTGTCATATCAGAGTGGCGTCTGAAAATGCTTTGTTTGGTACGCCAGAGGTTAAACTGGGAATAATTCCGGGCTATGGCGGTACGCAAAGGTTGTGTCAATTGGTAGGACGCGGAAGAGCATTAGAGCTCATGATGACAGCCGACATGATTGATGGAAAAGAGGCATATAGAATAGGTTTGGCCAATCATGTAGTACCTGCCGGTCAAGAAATAGCTAAAGCACAAGAGATTTTGGGCAAAATAGGGCAAAAAGCTCCATTGGCCATATCAAAAGTGATTGACAGCGTAGGTGCGTATTACGCTCACGATAGAGACGGCTTTAAGTCGGAGATTGAAAACTTTGAATATTTAACTACCACTCAAGATTTCCGTGAAGGAGCTGCAGCTTTTTTAGAAAAAAGAAAAGCTTCCTTTAAGGGTGAGTAG
- a CDS encoding NADH-quinone oxidoreductase subunit D, whose translation MSSIQYKYKPENLTLSEPVKYDASKLKTEEMLINIGPQHPSTHGVLRLEVVTDGEIIRDVVPHMGYLHRCFEKHAQSVPFNQAIPFVDRLDYVAAMNSEHAWAMGIEKMLGIENDIPKRVEYIRVLVAELNRIASHFIAIGTYGLDIGAATPFLWLFRDRETIMRMLEWASGARMLYNYIWIGGLFYDLPVGFEEKCLEFVNYLKPKLVELRQIIIENHIFIKRTANIGVLPLQMAVNYGCSGPVLRGSGLKYDLRRVDAYSVYPEIDFEIPVGKGEMGTVGDCWDRNNVRVQECDESVKIIEQCLEKLTKEHKRDRSFDPQALVPKKIRPKAMEFYCRAENPKGELGFFFKTNGKSDIPERAKVRACSFNNLSILPEIAKGTMIADLVAIVGSIDVVMGEVDR comes from the coding sequence ATGTCAAGCATTCAATACAAATACAAACCCGAAAATCTGACGCTCTCAGAGCCAGTAAAATATGACGCCTCCAAGTTAAAAACGGAGGAGATGCTCATTAATATTGGTCCGCAGCATCCATCTACACACGGCGTATTAAGGCTAGAAGTAGTTACCGATGGCGAGATAATTAGAGATGTGGTACCTCATATGGGGTATTTACATCGTTGTTTTGAAAAACATGCCCAATCTGTACCATTTAATCAAGCCATCCCTTTTGTGGATAGGTTAGATTATGTAGCCGCTATGAATTCAGAGCATGCTTGGGCTATGGGTATTGAAAAGATGCTTGGTATTGAAAATGACATTCCTAAGCGAGTAGAATACATTCGAGTTTTAGTAGCTGAATTAAATAGAATAGCCTCCCATTTTATAGCCATTGGTACGTATGGCTTAGATATTGGTGCCGCCACCCCATTCCTATGGCTCTTTAGAGACCGCGAAACCATCATGAGAATGCTGGAATGGGCTTCTGGGGCTAGAATGCTTTATAATTACATTTGGATAGGTGGTCTTTTTTATGACCTCCCAGTTGGCTTTGAAGAAAAGTGTCTGGAGTTTGTGAATTACCTTAAACCAAAGCTTGTTGAACTTCGTCAAATAATTATTGAGAATCATATTTTCATCAAAAGGACAGCCAATATTGGCGTATTGCCACTTCAAATGGCTGTAAACTATGGCTGCTCAGGCCCTGTTCTTAGAGGAAGCGGCTTAAAATATGATTTAAGAAGAGTTGACGCCTACTCTGTTTACCCTGAAATTGACTTTGAGATACCAGTAGGTAAAGGTGAAATGGGAACAGTAGGCGACTGTTGGGATAGGAATAATGTTCGTGTGCAAGAGTGCGATGAATCTGTTAAGATTATTGAACAGTGTCTTGAAAAACTAACGAAAGAACATAAGAGAGATAGAAGTTTTGACCCACAGGCTTTAGTTCCTAAAAAAATCAGGCCTAAGGCTATGGAGTTTTACTGTAGAGCTGAAAATCCGAAAGGGGAATTAGGTTTCTTTTTTAAGACAAACGGAAAATCTGATATTCCTGAAAGAGCAAAAGTAAGAGCTTGTTCTTTTAATAATTTATCTATACTTCCTGAAATAGCTAAGGGAACAATGATTGCCGATTTGGTAGCTATTGTAGGCTCTATTGATGTGGTGATGGGTGAAGTAGACCGATAA
- a CDS encoding aminotransferase class IV, with protein MIKSHSWYNGQIKPSEDITISPNDLGLLRGYGLFDYFRTYNGKPFQWDWYWQRFKGSADLLNIPFDMKQEEVSEILAELYKLSSAEEVAYRFLLTGGDAPDSSTMTKPNFLIRSEKLSEMPSESFEKGISIISHEYSRDMPTLKSTDYKRVMSLQPAIKAAGAVDVLYHTGGLLSEMSRSNIFLVKDNQIKTPATGVLRGITRRTVMELAKSDFEVSETDLFLKDIFEADEVFTTSTNKKVLPVTKIDNVSIGNGAAGAASKEMLARFDEFIVNW; from the coding sequence ATGATTAAAAGCCATAGTTGGTATAATGGGCAAATTAAGCCCTCTGAAGATATTACTATTAGTCCAAATGACTTAGGTCTATTGAGAGGCTATGGCCTGTTTGACTATTTCAGAACCTATAATGGGAAGCCTTTCCAGTGGGATTGGTATTGGCAAAGGTTTAAAGGTTCGGCCGATTTGTTAAATATCCCTTTTGACATGAAACAAGAGGAGGTTTCTGAAATTTTGGCGGAGCTTTATAAGCTTTCAAGTGCTGAAGAAGTAGCTTATCGATTTTTGCTCACTGGTGGAGATGCCCCTGACAGCTCTACCATGACAAAACCGAATTTTCTTATTCGCTCAGAAAAATTATCGGAAATGCCATCGGAGTCTTTTGAAAAAGGAATATCAATAATTTCACATGAGTATTCACGTGATATGCCTACGCTTAAGTCTACAGATTATAAAAGAGTGATGTCGCTTCAGCCGGCTATAAAGGCTGCAGGGGCTGTTGATGTTTTATATCATACTGGCGGTCTTCTATCTGAAATGAGTAGGAGTAATATTTTTTTGGTCAAAGACAATCAAATTAAAACACCTGCCACAGGAGTTTTAAGAGGTATTACCAGAAGGACAGTTATGGAATTGGCAAAGTCAGACTTTGAAGTGAGCGAAACGGATTTGTTTTTAAAAGACATTTTTGAGGCAGACGAGGTGTTCACCACCTCTACCAATAAGAAGGTTTTACCTGTGACCAAAATCGATAATGTTTCTATCGGAAATGGTGCGGCTGGTGCGGCTAGTAAAGAAATGTTGGCACGTTTTGATGAATTTATCGTTAATTGGTAA
- a CDS encoding DUF1573 domain-containing protein, whose translation MKRVLFTVVAIMAFAVASNAQGVLKFEAEKHDFGTLAEGPVANYTFKVTNTGTAPVVISRAMASCGCTTPEWSTDPILPGASSSIKVGYNTSGRPGNFKKTITVTSNAENSTVILTINGSVTPKSKTK comes from the coding sequence ATGAAAAGAGTATTATTTACGGTTGTAGCAATTATGGCCTTTGCAGTAGCATCAAACGCTCAAGGCGTTCTTAAATTCGAAGCTGAGAAGCATGATTTTGGAACACTTGCAGAAGGTCCAGTAGCTAATTATACGTTTAAGGTAACAAACACTGGAACAGCCCCTGTAGTTATTTCAAGAGCAATGGCTTCTTGTGGATGTACTACTCCTGAGTGGAGCACTGATCCTATTTTACCTGGTGCATCTAGCTCTATTAAAGTTGGATATAACACTTCAGGTCGTCCTGGAAACTTCAAGAAAACTATTACTGTAACAAGTAATGCAGAAAACTCTACGGTAATATTGACCATCAATGGTTCAGTAACACCTAAGTCAAAGACAAAATAG
- the chrA gene encoding chromate efflux transporter, with product MRKIRYFIFLRDVLTIALTGFGGPNVHLTLFIKYFVIRHKYLSEAELMELQALCQILPGPTSTQTLTAIGFKLGGPVLAIITLFVWILPATIIMAGAALGVSFIDKDLLLKMTRFIKPMGIAFIFYAAYVIGRKVIHSKTSWVLMVLGAGMAFLYRSPYITPALILLGGIVASFKFEEQEILDKSPIKIAWRNFILWAVIFGASITVGSITQNLPIRLFENFYRNGSLAFGGGHIMKPLLFNEFVEFKHYLSADEFLSGIAIAELVPGPTFSIASFVGSLSMRDWGVSGQILGAGVAAIGIFLPGILMIFFVIRFWNQLKQYRAVRASLEGINASSTGLTIAAGISLFETMSGDMMSVWTIIITFLVLITTKVPSYVIIMGGLFLGLVINY from the coding sequence ATGCGTAAAATAAGATATTTTATATTCTTAAGGGATGTGCTGACCATAGCACTGACCGGTTTTGGTGGACCAAATGTTCACTTAACTTTGTTTATAAAGTATTTTGTAATTCGCCATAAATACCTGTCGGAGGCAGAATTAATGGAGCTTCAGGCTCTCTGTCAAATACTCCCTGGTCCCACTTCTACACAAACTTTAACAGCCATTGGTTTTAAGCTAGGCGGGCCTGTTTTGGCCATCATCACGCTTTTCGTTTGGATATTACCTGCCACCATAATAATGGCCGGAGCAGCACTTGGGGTATCTTTTATTGATAAAGATTTATTGCTAAAAATGACACGGTTTATAAAGCCGATGGGTATTGCGTTTATCTTTTATGCCGCGTATGTGATAGGGCGTAAGGTAATTCATTCTAAAACCAGTTGGGTTTTGATGGTTTTAGGAGCAGGGATGGCATTTTTATACCGCTCGCCTTACATTACACCGGCTCTTATTTTATTAGGAGGAATAGTAGCTTCTTTTAAATTTGAAGAACAAGAAATATTAGATAAAAGCCCAATAAAGATAGCGTGGAGAAACTTCATTTTATGGGCAGTGATTTTTGGAGCATCCATTACGGTAGGGTCTATTACGCAAAATCTACCAATAAGACTTTTTGAAAACTTTTATAGAAATGGTAGCCTTGCTTTTGGTGGAGGCCATATTATGAAACCACTTCTTTTTAATGAGTTTGTGGAGTTTAAACACTATTTGTCGGCAGATGAATTTCTTTCAGGAATTGCGATTGCGGAGCTGGTTCCTGGTCCTACATTTTCAATAGCCTCTTTTGTAGGTTCATTATCAATGCGTGATTGGGGCGTAAGTGGGCAAATTTTGGGTGCTGGAGTAGCCGCTATAGGTATTTTTCTGCCAGGAATCTTGATGATATTTTTTGTGATTCGTTTTTGGAATCAGTTAAAGCAATATAGAGCAGTAAGAGCTTCTTTGGAAGGCATAAATGCATCAAGTACGGGGTTGACAATAGCTGCAGGGATTTCGCTCTTTGAAACCATGTCTGGTGATATGATGTCTGTATGGACTATAATTATTACGTTCTTGGTTTTGATTACTACCAAAGTTCCGTCTTACGTAATTATCATGGGTGGGCTTTTTCTGGGTCTGGTTATAAATTATTAA
- a CDS encoding response regulator transcription factor, whose translation MKDKIKLAIVDDHLLFRHGMVQILSQIDDFEVVLEASNGKEFLEKLPNTAVDLILLDIQMPEMDGIEVTEYLRKKDEEEPKIIILSMHNEDQYILHLLEIGANGYLLKDTEPDEVELAIRKVNGQGIYFTDFVSRVMLRKATLKKLPRSGKFFNYKKDLSERESEVLTLICQGQTTVEIADKVCLSPRTVEGHRTRIMEKLSVKNTASLVAFAVKNQLIIV comes from the coding sequence ATGAAAGATAAAATTAAACTTGCTATTGTAGACGATCATCTCCTTTTTAGACATGGTATGGTTCAGATACTTTCGCAAATTGATGATTTCGAAGTGGTATTAGAGGCTTCAAATGGAAAAGAATTTTTAGAAAAGCTCCCAAATACTGCCGTTGACCTAATTCTTTTAGACATTCAAATGCCAGAAATGGATGGCATTGAGGTGACAGAATATTTAAGAAAAAAAGATGAGGAAGAGCCCAAAATAATTATCTTATCCATGCACAATGAAGACCAGTATATTCTTCATTTATTAGAAATAGGTGCAAACGGCTATTTATTAAAAGATACCGAACCTGATGAGGTGGAACTCGCTATAAGGAAAGTTAATGGACAGGGGATTTACTTTACCGATTTTGTGAGCCGTGTAATGCTGAGAAAGGCTACTCTCAAAAAGCTCCCTCGCTCTGGTAAATTCTTTAACTACAAGAAAGATTTGTCTGAAAGAGAATCAGAAGTCTTAACGCTTATATGTCAAGGGCAAACTACCGTAGAAATAGCTGACAAAGTTTGCCTAAGCCCAAGAACCGTTGAAGGGCACAGAACAAGAATAATGGAAAAGTTAAGTGTCAAAAACACTGCTAGTCTAGTGGCTTTTGCTGTAAAAAATCAACTAATCATAGTCTAA
- a CDS encoding sensor histidine kinase has product MDPVVQSILIGTVILTLMGFSVVGFVIYYQRKQFKSQRDLIQLKEAHQKQMLSNSLAVQEVVRRKISNDLHDEIGGLLSATKLSISSLSKQVDASVLERVNHSKQLVTEALSQVRSLSRDLIPRTLEKFGLELAIQEFIQKMEEAASLEFHFSHEDDLKRFHPDLELAAYRIIQELTNNSLKHAEASLIEIDLRVISEKLQIKFTDNGKGFDLASVLSSEKEGLGLGNIFSRLSVIDGEYTFNSNKNSGVEYLISIPQKA; this is encoded by the coding sequence ATGGACCCAGTAGTTCAATCTATCCTTATTGGTACTGTTATATTAACCCTAATGGGCTTTTCGGTGGTTGGTTTTGTGATCTATTACCAAAGAAAACAGTTTAAAAGCCAAAGAGACTTAATACAATTAAAGGAGGCTCATCAAAAACAGATGCTTAGCAACTCTCTGGCGGTACAGGAAGTTGTTCGTAGAAAAATATCCAATGACCTCCACGACGAAATAGGCGGATTACTATCTGCCACAAAACTTAGCATTAGCTCACTTAGTAAACAAGTGGATGCCAGCGTGTTGGAAAGGGTAAATCATTCTAAACAACTTGTAACTGAAGCATTATCACAAGTAAGAAGCTTATCACGTGACCTTATTCCTCGTACCCTTGAGAAATTTGGTCTCGAGCTAGCCATTCAAGAATTTATTCAAAAAATGGAAGAAGCCGCTTCCCTTGAATTTCATTTCAGTCATGAAGACGACTTAAAAAGATTTCATCCCGATTTAGAATTGGCCGCCTATAGAATTATTCAAGAGTTAACTAATAACTCCTTGAAACACGCTGAAGCATCTTTAATTGAAATTGACTTAAGAGTTATTTCCGAAAAACTGCAAATAAAGTTTACAGACAATGGAAAAGGTTTCGATCTTGCAAGTGTACTATCCTCCGAAAAAGAAGGCCTAGGTTTAGGAAACATTTTTTCTAGGCTTTCTGTAATTGATGGAGAATACACCTTTAACAGCAATAAGAACTCTGGTGTCGAATACTTGATATCTATCCCCCAAAAAGCATAA
- the mgrA gene encoding L-glyceraldehyde 3-phosphate reductase: MTYVANPARYDKMEYRRCGKSGIRLPEISLGLWHNFGGVDTYETYRSILHTAFDAGVTHFDLANNYGPPAGSAEENFGSVLKKDFLPYRDELIISSKAGYHMWPGPYGEWGSRKYLISSCDQSLKRMGLEYVDIFYSHRPDPDTPMEETMGALDSIVRSGKALYAGLSNYNPEQTKEALAILKDLGTPCLIHQPKYSMLVRDAEAGLMDVLGDNGVGCIPFSPLAQGLLTSKYLKGIPEGSRAALDHGFLQKEDLSDGLIAKIQKLNDLAEGRGQSLAQMAIAWLLKDQRVTTVLIGASRVSQLQNSLGALENKAFSADELAQIETILK; this comes from the coding sequence ATGACATACGTAGCAAATCCGGCCAGATATGACAAAATGGAGTATCGCAGATGTGGCAAAAGCGGCATCAGACTTCCTGAAATCTCTCTTGGCCTGTGGCATAATTTCGGTGGTGTAGATACTTACGAAACTTATAGGTCTATTTTACATACTGCTTTTGACGCAGGTGTAACGCATTTTGACCTTGCAAATAACTACGGACCTCCTGCAGGTTCTGCTGAAGAAAACTTTGGTTCTGTTCTTAAAAAAGACTTTTTGCCTTATAGAGACGAACTTATAATTTCCTCAAAAGCAGGGTACCACATGTGGCCAGGCCCATACGGAGAGTGGGGTTCTAGAAAATATCTTATATCTAGCTGCGACCAAAGTTTAAAAAGAATGGGCTTAGAGTATGTAGACATATTTTACTCACACCGCCCAGACCCAGACACGCCAATGGAAGAAACAATGGGTGCTCTGGACAGTATAGTTCGCTCTGGAAAGGCATTATATGCGGGTTTAAGTAATTATAATCCTGAGCAAACAAAAGAAGCTTTAGCGATATTAAAAGACTTAGGAACGCCTTGTTTAATTCATCAGCCAAAATACAGCATGCTGGTTAGAGATGCCGAAGCTGGCCTTATGGATGTTTTAGGAGACAATGGCGTAGGCTGTATCCCTTTCTCTCCACTAGCTCAAGGCTTATTGACAAGTAAATATTTGAAAGGAATACCTGAAGGTTCTCGTGCGGCTTTAGACCACGGTTTTTTGCAAAAAGAGGATCTAAGCGATGGCTTGATAGCAAAAATTCAAAAGCTAAACGATTTGGCCGAAGGCCGTGGACAATCTTTGGCACAAATGGCCATAGCTTGGTTATTAAAAGACCAAAGAGTAACTACTGTCTTGATTGGTGCTAGTCGTGTTTCTCAATTACAAAACTCTTTGGGGGCTTTAGAAAACAAAGCGTTTTCTGCTGACGAGCTTGCTCAAATTGAAACTATTCTAAAATAA
- a CDS encoding crotonase/enoyl-CoA hydratase family protein, giving the protein MNYKHFKVDIASHIAEVRFNRPEKANSLHGPAWEEMQQIFEALDRTEEVRAIILYGEGDNFCAGIDLETLMNIQEFASISCEGRKREALRGFIFKLQNTISAIEKCRKPVIAAVHKACVGGGLDIVSACDIRYCTDDAYFSIKEIDLGLVADIGTLQRLPNIVAPGIVAEMAYTGRNVAGKEAERINLVNQSLANKEELLTAVRKLAATIAEKSPLSVRGIKEMLLYKRDHSVAESLNYMTAWNASMFLSNDLQEAFTAYMEKRKPVFEN; this is encoded by the coding sequence ATGAATTACAAACATTTTAAAGTGGACATTGCTAGCCACATTGCCGAAGTTCGGTTTAATAGGCCAGAGAAAGCAAACTCACTGCACGGTCCAGCTTGGGAAGAAATGCAGCAAATTTTTGAAGCGTTAGACAGGACTGAAGAAGTGAGGGCTATTATTCTTTACGGAGAGGGCGATAACTTCTGTGCAGGAATAGACCTAGAAACTTTAATGAATATTCAGGAGTTTGCCAGTATATCTTGCGAAGGGCGAAAAAGAGAGGCTCTAAGAGGTTTTATCTTTAAATTACAGAATACTATATCAGCCATTGAAAAGTGCCGTAAGCCTGTTATTGCGGCTGTACACAAGGCTTGTGTAGGTGGCGGCTTGGATATTGTTTCCGCTTGCGATATTAGATACTGTACAGATGATGCTTATTTCTCTATCAAAGAGATTGACCTTGGCTTGGTGGCTGATATTGGTACCTTACAAAGGTTGCCAAACATTGTAGCTCCAGGCATTGTGGCTGAAATGGCCTACACTGGAAGAAATGTAGCGGGTAAAGAGGCAGAACGTATCAATTTGGTGAATCAGTCTTTGGCAAATAAAGAGGAGCTTTTAACTGCAGTAAGAAAATTGGCAGCAACTATTGCAGAAAAATCGCCACTTAGCGTTAGAGGGATTAAAGAGATGTTGCTTTATAAAAGAGACCATAGTGTAGCGGAGTCTCTAAATTATATGACAGCTTGGAACGCATCCATGTTTTTGTCGAACGATTTACAAGAAGCTTTTACCGCATATATGGAAAAGCGTAAGCCTGTTTTTGAAAATTAA
- a CDS encoding YceI family protein yields the protein MKKVLLAMLVTSVMVSCNSSANTEETEETEMNEATAYNFDLAKTTLTWTAFKTPDKVGVPGSFDEISLQGNAFTINAKSVNTNNEPRDAKLVTFFFDNLSDSLITGSYGAAADGRIPVTLKMNGVEKTFDFAIAENDTATIVTGSIDILSDFSGNAALEAVSEACKELHLNKTWSDVSLQVVEMK from the coding sequence ATGAAAAAAGTACTTTTAGCCATGTTGGTGACATCTGTAATGGTGTCTTGTAATTCTTCAGCAAACACAGAAGAAACAGAGGAGACGGAAATGAATGAGGCTACGGCTTATAACTTTGATTTGGCAAAAACGACCTTAACTTGGACGGCTTTCAAAACGCCAGATAAAGTAGGTGTACCAGGAAGTTTTGATGAAATAAGCCTTCAGGGAAATGCTTTTACGATCAATGCAAAAAGCGTAAATACTAACAACGAACCACGTGATGCTAAATTGGTAACGTTTTTCTTCGATAATCTTTCTGATTCATTAATTACAGGCTCTTACGGAGCTGCGGCAGATGGTCGTATTCCAGTAACTTTGAAAATGAATGGTGTTGAGAAAACTTTCGATTTTGCAATTGCAGAAAATGATACTGCTACTATTGTAACAGGAAGCATCGATATTCTTTCTGACTTTAGTGGAAACGCAGCTTTAGAAGCCGTTTCTGAGGCGTGTAAAGAACTACATTTGAATAAAACTTGGTCAGATGTTAGCCTTCAGGTTGTAGAAATGAAGTAA